One window of Chlamydia sp. 04-14 genomic DNA carries:
- the hemE gene encoding uroporphyrinogen decarboxylase, which translates to MSGFYDVIKPKTTRPPVWFLRQVGRYMPQYKELKGSQTLKAFFHNTEAITEATLLGPSLLKVDAAILFADILSLLDGFNISYDFAPGPQISFSPHQELIFTKDPQETFSYLLDAIRNLVKRLKVPLIAFAASPFTMASYLLDGGASKDFPKTMAFLYQYPERFDALLKKLTEGTVVYLKEQIRSGASAIQLFESSSLRLPSQLFSQYVTAPNTQLISQLKRQVSSPISLFCRCFDENFLDLYSTGADTLHPDYHVNLNKIYKTVAHPGSLQGNIDPALFLLPQDELLAHLEKYLTTLKYQPNYIFNSGHGILPETPLENVQAAVLCLTSISTS; encoded by the coding sequence CAATATAAAGAGCTGAAAGGCTCCCAAACATTGAAAGCTTTTTTTCACAATACAGAAGCAATTACCGAAGCAACTCTTTTAGGACCGAGTTTACTAAAAGTAGATGCAGCGATTCTCTTTGCTGATATTCTTTCACTATTAGATGGTTTCAATATCTCTTATGACTTCGCTCCTGGCCCACAAATCTCTTTTTCTCCTCATCAAGAATTGATTTTCACAAAAGATCCTCAAGAGACATTTTCCTATCTTCTCGACGCAATTAGAAATCTTGTGAAACGTTTAAAAGTCCCTTTAATCGCTTTTGCTGCCTCTCCTTTCACCATGGCAAGCTATCTTTTAGATGGAGGAGCTTCTAAAGACTTCCCAAAAACGATGGCCTTTCTTTATCAATATCCTGAAAGATTCGATGCCTTGCTCAAGAAATTAACAGAAGGAACAGTCGTTTATCTTAAAGAACAAATTCGTTCTGGGGCTTCAGCCATTCAGCTATTTGAATCTTCGAGTTTACGTTTACCCTCACAATTATTTTCCCAATATGTGACGGCACCAAACACACAACTCATCTCTCAATTAAAGCGACAAGTCTCCTCCCCTATAAGTTTATTTTGCCGTTGTTTCGATGAAAACTTTTTAGATCTCTATTCCACAGGTGCAGATACACTACACCCCGACTACCATGTAAATCTTAATAAGATCTATAAAACAGTCGCACATCCAGGATCTTTACAAGGAAATATCGATCCCGCACTATTTCTACTTCCTCAGGATGAACTTCTTGCTCATCTTGAAAAATACCTTACCACTTTGAAATATCAACCTAACTATATTTTCAATTCAGGTCATGGCATTCTTCCTGAAACTCCCTTAGAAAACGTCCAAGCTGCGGTATTATGTTTAACGTCAATTTCAACTTCTTAG